From Ipomoea triloba cultivar NCNSP0323 chromosome 5, ASM357664v1, the proteins below share one genomic window:
- the LOC116019597 gene encoding BOI-related E3 ubiquitin-protein ligase 1-like — translation MHRMYLNMLASSNGDRKRKAPEEGREMTHSPSSPPPPGFPIPRFRREGAGAGTPPPLNLQLRLGQPGSPSQLPPPPPPRFPTPLPLNPQLHLYQPGASSSLQSVTPHAPLDLKYYYNEAMSELLDEMRKRKQAWEMQKKAMEAMIANYRTQALIMAERVKALEKTNAALHVALHLQPTPPAGGGDGAASGEVVVVKFSCKMCWRESATMMAWPCRHLCLCKNCAETTTKCCPICHATFQDCIAVNFY, via the exons ATGCATAGAATGTATCTGAACATGCTTGCTTCTTCTAACGGTGACCGCAAGAGGAAGGCGCCGGAAGAAGGTCGTGAAATGACGCACTCGCCgtcgtcgccgccgccgccaggGTTCCCCATTCCGCGGTTTAGGAGGGAAGGAGCGGGAGCGGGAACGCCGCCGCCGTTGAACCTGCAGTTACGCCTTGGCCAACCAGGATCGCCGTCCCAgttgccgccgccgccgccgccgcggtTCCCCACCCCGCTGCCGTTGAACCCGCAGTTGCATCTTTATCAACCAGGAGCGTCGTCGTCCCTGCAGAGCGTCACGCCACACGCGCCCCTAGACCTTAAGTATTATTAC AACGAGGCCATGAGTGAACTGCTAGACGAAATGCGCAAGCGGAAACAGGCGTGGGAGATGCAGAAGAAGGCGATGGAAGCCATGATTGCCAATTACAGAACTCAAGCTCTGATCATGGCGGAGAGGGTGAAGGCTCTTGAGAAAACCAACGCTGCTCTCCATGTCGCCCTGCACCTGCAGCCCACGCCTCCGGCCGGCGGCGGCGATGGGGCGGCTAGTGGTGAAGTTGTGGTGGTTAAATTCAGCTGCAAAATGTGCTGGAGAGAGTCTGCAACGATGATGGCATGGCCGTGCCGCCATCTCTGCCTGTGCAAGAACTGTGCGGAGACAACGACAAAGTGCTGCCCCATTTGCCATGCTACATTCCAAGACTGCATTGCAGtcaatttttactaa
- the LOC116019598 gene encoding probable BOI-related E3 ubiquitin-protein ligase 3 yields the protein MHRASLNMLASSSNGGRKRKAPEGREMTHSPPPPRHQRAGASSRAPPPPPPPSLNLQFHLDWPEASSSRAPPPCFDTVLRLSVTPHAPRTEDAPPLPNLHLHKDFIDQALKRNNDGVREMLEEMCKRQYAAVVTAAEENAAKKLKEADEEIVEVRRKNCELESMLSSYRTQSMAMAERLTALKETNAALNAALHEATHRRDSGGDEEAQSSSLEPDQVVVVRISCKICWRGPATMMAWPCRHLCLCNNCARTTNRCPICDATFQDCMEVKFY from the exons ATGCATAGAGCCTCTCTGAACATGCTCGCTTCTTCTTCTAACGGTGGCCGCAAGAGGAAGGCGCCCGAAGGTCGTGAAATGACGCACTCGCCGCCGCCACCGCGGCATCAGAGGGCGGGAGCGTCGTCCCGGGCgccgccgccaccgccaccgccgtCGTTGAACTTGCAGTTTCATCTTGATTGGCCAGAAGCGTCGTCGTCCCGGGCCCCGCCGCCCTGTTTTGACACCGTCCTTCGCTTAAGCGTCACGCCGCACGCGCCCCGCACGGAAGACGCTCCTCCGCTTCCTAACCTCCATCTCCATAAAGATTTCATCGATCAAGCCCTCAAGCGTAAT AACGATGGGGTAAGGGAAATGCTAGAGGAAATGTGCAAGCGGCAATACGCGGCGGTGGTGACAGCGGCGGAGGAAAACGCGGCGAAGAAGCTGAAGGAGGCGGACGAAGAAATAGTGGAAGTGAGGAGGAAGAACTGCGAACTGGAATCCATGCTTTCCAGTTACAGAACTCAATCTATGGCCATGGCGGAGAGGCTCACGGCTCTTAAGGAAACCAACGCTGCTCTCAATGCTGCCCTGCACGAGGCCACGCATCGGAGGGACAGCGGCGGCGATGAGGAGGCACAGTCGTCGTCGTTGGAGCCGGATCAAGTGGTGGTGGTTAGAATCAGTTGCAAAATATGCTGGAGAGGGCCTGCAACGATGATGGCATGGCCGTGCCGCCATCTTTGCCTGTGCAACAACTGTGCGAGAACAACCAATCGTTGCCCCATTTGCGATGCTACATTCCAAGATTGCATGGAAGTCAAATTTTACTAA